acattagcaacccccctatattctgcttccgcactagagcgggaaagagtaggttggcgcttagatgaccaggatatcaaattatctcccaaaaacacgcaataacccgacgtcgagcgtctggtgtctggacatccccccaatcagcatcagtgtatgaaaccaaatcagtaactgaagatgagtagagatgcaaaccatgatcaagagtaccctgaatataccgaataatccgcttaagagcaagcatatgcgtatctcgtggagcatgcatatgaagacaaatctgctgtacggcataagaaatatccggtctggtgaaggtaagatactgaagagcacctgcaaggctccggaaatgagtgggatcgtcacacagatcgccagaagaggcactgaccttcggtttagtgtcaaccggagtggaagaaggcttacacgaggacattcctgcacgttcaataatgtccgtagcataacttcgttgtgatagaaacataccacccttgtgacgggtcaccgcaatgccaagaaaatagttcaaaggacctaagtccttcatagcaaattctgagccaagaaggcccataatagaacagcggagagcatttgaagaagcagtaagaataatatcatccacatatagtaaaatgtaagccaagtggtgccctttgcgatagatgaacaaggagtggtcagacctgctattagcaaaaccaatggaagaaacaaagtcagcaaatcttttacaccaagctctcggtgcctgtttaagcccatataaggacttgcgcaacaaacacacataatcgggacgagatgggtctctaaaacccataggctgatgcatataaaccgtctccttgagctcgccatgaagaaatgcatttttgacatccaactgatgaacgggccaatgtttagatagagctagacttaagacagtgcggatcgttgctggcttcacgaccggactgaaagtctcaccacaatcaatgccaacctgctgtgttttgccatcacctacaagacgggctttatgcctctcaaaatcaccattagacttttctttatgagtaaaaatccacatagaccgaataacattcacattaggtggacggggtaccaactcccacgtcttatttttaataagagcatcatattcatcatccatggccaatttccaattcgggtcacgtagcgcatccaacggtttacgaggtatgggggacttggtaaccgccgcatgtagattaaatgggtgcttgggtttgaaaatcccgcgctgactacgagtgaccatgcgtgtgtgggtattgggctggacaggtggagaaatggtcgagttttgcggggtggtgggaagctggtgggggagaggggcggactagtcctgcgtagaggacgatggaggctgctgcccaggtggggaggggtcggcgtggtcctgagtcacgggcagtgacggagggggacagggcagcggtggagggctggcggctatatgatggatcaagtaaggagagaggtcatcatcaaggaagtcataagaggtgggagccagagtatggattttggaaaacggaaattgagtctcatcaaataaaacgtgacgacaaataatgattttatttgaggataaatcaaaacatttgtagccacgatggtttggtggatatcccaaaaagacacatggagttgaccgagggtgcaacttgtgaatagtagtagacggaaaaaggggataacataaacacccaaagactcggagatgagaataagatggtttccgttggtaaaggacctctaaaggtgatttgtgacccaatagcttacttggtaaaatattaatgagatacgtcgccatttgcaatgcatgatgccaaaaagacggaggaatggaggcatgagcaagaagagtccggatgacattatttagtgaacgattttttctttctgctttcccattttgagaggatgtatgaggacacgaaagacggaaagacatcccattggatgcacaaaattttccgaattgactattagtatattccctcccattatcacattgaacattcttgataggacgttcaaattgagtaagaatatgggtcttaaaatccatgaattttgagtaaacatcagattttctagccaaagagaaagtccacaaatagttggtaaaatcatccaaaaacagaacataataacgatggcccatagaactcaaaattggagaagtccacaaatcactatgaataatgtcaaatggaaacaaagtttcggaaatagaactagcaaatggcaacttaacatgtttactaagaacgcaagaatgacaaatactagatgaactagaactattacattcaatgcttttattacgcctaagaaaatccaaaatagaagctcccgggtggcccaaacgatcatgccaacgggtagaagacaaggcagcaaaagtcgacggtgaattggtggaaaatttgaaggtggacaatggatagagagcacccctactattacatctcatgagagccatccccgttcggaaatccttcacagaaaacccataaggatcaaattcaacactcacatagttatcagtagtaaatttacgaaccgatatcaaattctttatgagttttggcgcatgaaggacattgtttaacaataaaggagggttcgggggaggcaatttagcatgaccacaacctcgaattggaattgaattaccattaccaacaacaatgccagtattacgattgctcaaattaaaataagacgagagagtaccttttgtggatgtcatatgggacgtggcgccggtatccatataccaattcgaatcgggttggttcaacgtcatcgtgtgcatggccgattcaatatccggcggagtccattgcgtcggggggcccgcggctgcatatgcctgctgctgtggtcgcgagcccaaaatgccaggctgggccagcgacctcgggccagacaaagaagatggcggctgccactgctgctgtggccgagcccactgcgtggtaggatacgggcaagggggagcccactgAGGCATCCAACCCTACTGCCACGGTGAGGAGGGCTGTTGCCACTGCTGCTGGTCACTTGAGGAGCGTCCTCCACGGCGTcggctgccactgccgccgcccgaaccacggccactgccgttattattcccgccgctagagccgcggtttttgttgttatttttgccccgatgatggtgagaacgaccagaattttccagatgagaagagtcatcaaaatcacgtttggaattagccaccatagccgcgggtgagtcatcgtgcatttcagccaacgccttttcctcaaggcacaaacttgaccgagcttcggagaatggtggaagaggcttactttggcggatgtaggtacccaaattcttgtatgcctctgggagtccagccaccagttggagaacgaggcggttgtcggtcaccggagcccccacactcttaagttgatcggccaaggtcttgagacgttggcaatacgccgaagcgtttggaaaatcccgcatcttgacatgagagaaatcatgttccaaagcaacggcacgggagtttttgttgtcttgaaaaaaattacggaggcgatcccatgcctcctttgccgataggtcttcttcgatgattgtatgcaataagtccgtggagatggttgcatatacccattgaagtaccgtggcatccaaagtggaccacaactccttttcgtcgtcggtggtaggagccttctcctttccggttggcagaatgtgggaaaggacacggtgagactgggcatgaagtttgaataattcggcccaagccgaataatgatccgtttccatctcaagaatgattgagatgtgattcttgatgttggagacagccaaagcaggatggaacttggtgtctgccattgatggaagggaagaaaaatggacggaaatcgaagaagaagaagaagaagacgtcggagaattagggcagcggaagagaaggaaaagaaaccctagtatctgataccatgaaagagattaattccgtgattattctcattgattgagttggtaaatataccatagttacaatgtcctattagaatacaaactatactaacctaaaatagaagatttacaaaatattcttttactacatatttacactatttatcagaAATGACTAATAGCTACATGGGTTACTTTCAGATACATGGAGGCTCTAGTGGAATTGGTACCTTTGCCATTCAAATGGCTAAGTGCCTTGGGGTCAAAGTTTTCATCACAGCAGGTTCATGATGATATCTTATCTCATTCTGGAACTGAAATCATCCAGCTAACCGTGTCAAATCTTGTTAACCAGGAAGCGAGGAGAAACTTGCTGCATGCAAAGAACTCGGGGCTGACGTTTGCATCAATTACAAGACTGAAGACTTTGTCACACGCATCAAGGAAGAAACAGGAGGCAAAGGTAATCATTTCTCGTAGGCATCATTTGTTTTTCTGTCAAATATTACAATGGTTATCATATATCCCATGGGGCCAGTGGGCCACCACTTAATTTCGTTTCATGTGTTACGCTGATCATATTCTAATATCAATGTTCAACGCAGGTGTTGATGTCATACTAGATAATATAGGAGGTCCATACTTCCAACGAAACCTTGACAGCCTTAATGTTGATGGTAGGCTCTTCATTATTGGCTTTATGGGAGGAACAGTGACACAAGTAAATCTTGGCTGTATGTTAGCAAGACGCCTGACAGTGCAGGGTAAGCGTAGATGTGCTCTGATAGATCTTTTTTGTGAAATATATTCTTAAGCTTGATATGGTGAACTTGTTTGACCAAATACTCAAACAAGAATGCCGTTAGTGAACTGGAAGAGGGAAATTTTAAAATGCTCTACTGTAATTCCACTTTCTTTCTATTTCCCCCCAACTAGCTCAATGAGTGGGCGGAGAATGTACTCATATAGTTGCACATGCCATTAGATGACTTTAAGGTCTAGTATTCACTTGGACTTGGCGTGTAGATTATGTTGGTTAATGGGTATGCAATAGTTCTCAGTTGCAGCTGCAGTTCTAAGAATAAGCTCAAGAAACGAAGCAATTTAATTTCATGTAGTTTTTCTTTGAATGAATGACATGGACCTCATTTTGGATCTCGCTCAGTAGATTTTATGTGTATCTGTGACTTTCTGCAGCTGCTGGCTTGCGTAGCAGAAGCGCAAAAAACAAAGCTCAAATtgtgagagaagtggagaagaatGTTTGGCCAGCAATAGCAGCAGGCAAGGTGAAACCGGTGGTGTACAAGTACTTCCCTTTAGCAGAAGCTGCTGAGGCTCATCAGTTAATGGAAAGCAGCAAGCACATTGGGAAGATTCTGCTTACTGTCTAAATGTGTAAAAGAGACATGTTCTTGTTCTTAATGTTAAATAAGCTGTAAAAGCCCTGCTTccaacaaccccccccccccccccccccctcttctccCACGACACATCTACGCTTGTATTACTTGTAAAATTCCAATAAGACAAAATCTTTTTATTATATCCTGCTTTCCAATTTCTTTTTTCCGTGTGAAATAGATGTGCGTGTTTTACTGGTCCCTGTGGGGATGGATGGCTTGAGTACTTAATCTGGAGATCTTAAAATAGAATCCCAACTACAACATTTAGTTCAAGTCCATTTTAACCCCTTAGTTTCCAATTTCCTGTCTATTTCGAAGTTTAAAGTCCGAAATACAGATTGCAGAATGAATGTACGTGTCATTCCAGTAATAGAACAGAAGCCATGAACATATAGCTGAAAAAAGGGGGCAAAGGTTTTCATTTATTACTTTTTTGGATCATCAGACAAGTGGAATACTGAAGTATTATAGATTACAAGTTGCACACTCTAGCTGGCTCTGGTTTATAATACAGACCTTTACCTTTGATTGCCAGAAACAGAAAAAAATGACAAGAAGGTTACCATGCTAATCCAATGATTTCACCTCCTACCAGGACCATAGAATTTTATGATTCAGCACTGCAGAAAGCTTCGACAGCCAGGCTTTTTAGTACTCCAGGACATGGGTCACCGAGTTTAGCCATGGTGATATGAATGGAACATCCTGATTTGCCAAAACACCCCTGCATAGTCATTCAAGAATTTCAGATCCAAACATACGAGAATGGTGATTACTTTTGACACTTAAAACAAAATTGAGGTGTGTAAAAGAATCCGAGCATCCAAGCTATGGAATGGGCATCCCAAAAACCCGATAGAAACCATTATGCGACCCCCAAGGGTTAGGTGATGTATTCTTTGT
Above is a genomic segment from Lycium barbarum isolate Lr01 chromosome 12, ASM1917538v2, whole genome shotgun sequence containing:
- the LOC132622491 gene encoding uncharacterized protein LOC132622491 — translated: MKAVVITSPGDPEVLKLQEVEDPQIKEDEVLIKVAATALNRADTLQRQGKHPPPKGDSEYPGLECSGTVEAVGKDVTRWKIGDQVCALIGGGGYAERVAVPTGQVLPVPSGISLQDAASFPEVACTVWSTVFMTSRLSSGETFLIHGGSSGIGTFAIQMAKCLGVKVFITAGSEEKLAACKELGADVCINYKTEDFVTRIKEETGGKGVDVILDNIGGPYFQRNLDSLNVDGRLFIIGFMGGTVTQVNLGCMLARRLTVQAAGLRSRSAKNKAQIVREVEKNVWPAIAAGKVKPVVYKYFPLAEAAEAHQLMESSKHIGKILLTV